The following coding sequences are from one Gossypium hirsutum isolate 1008001.06 chromosome A12, Gossypium_hirsutum_v2.1, whole genome shotgun sequence window:
- the LOC107929476 gene encoding auxin-responsive protein SAUR32 has protein sequence MGSGDNNKGSHHHVNFHLHIPHLHGFHHHEKKDLKDIPKGCLAIMVGQGEEQQRFVIPVIYINHPLFMQLLKVAEDEYGFDQKGPITIPCHVEEFRNVQGMIDKDRHHHNHHHHHHHVWCFRV, from the coding sequence atGGGGAGTGGAGATAACAACAAAGGTTCCCATCACCATGTGAATTTTCACCTTCATATACCACACCTTCATGGCTTCCATCATCATGAGAAGAAGGACCTGAAAGATATCCCGAAAGGGTGTTTGGCTATCATGGTAGGTCAAGGTGAAGAGCAACAACGGTTCGTGATTCCGGTGATTTATATTAACCACCCGCTGTTTATGCAGCTGTTGAAGGTAGCCGAGGATGAGTATGGGTTCGATCAGAAAGGACCTATTACCATTCCTTGCCATGTCGAGGAGTTTCGTAATGTTCAAGGGATGATCGATAAAGATCGTCACCatcataatcatcatcatcatcatcaccatgtTTGGTGTTTTAGGGTTTGA